In Achromobacter xylosoxidans A8, a single window of DNA contains:
- a CDS encoding LysR family transcriptional regulator: MKRLHGMELFAEVAKAHSFSRAAAVLGMPTSTVSRQVAELERAVGLRLLSRNTRRVELTDAGRLYFERCRRIVAEAEIAHEELREQLEIPSGPLHVQLPAAYALDALMPALVEFGSHYPEIRLQLSVTGPEFAEHPPEIGDVAIRLGELPDSSLVARRLGAVHASLYAAPAYLAARGTPACPADLARHDCIGLRAGGGQPAPWPLQRGREQLLVPVEHRYGANDACMARQLAVLGAGIAALGGDESGRLRSGELARVLPAWSLGPIEVHAVTETRLLPARTRRLIDFLADYLDGAARCHTPRLEVRRAA, encoded by the coding sequence ATGAAACGCCTGCATGGCATGGAATTGTTCGCCGAAGTGGCGAAGGCGCATAGCTTCAGCCGGGCCGCCGCGGTCCTCGGCATGCCGACCTCCACGGTGTCGCGCCAGGTGGCCGAACTGGAGCGCGCGGTCGGCCTGCGGCTGCTCAGCCGCAACACGCGCCGAGTGGAATTGACCGACGCCGGCCGGCTGTATTTCGAGCGCTGCCGCCGCATTGTGGCCGAAGCCGAGATCGCCCACGAGGAATTGCGCGAGCAACTGGAAATTCCCAGCGGCCCGCTGCACGTCCAGTTGCCGGCGGCATACGCGTTGGACGCCTTGATGCCGGCCTTGGTCGAATTCGGCAGCCACTACCCCGAAATCCGCCTGCAACTGAGCGTGACCGGCCCCGAGTTCGCCGAGCACCCGCCCGAGATCGGCGACGTGGCGATCCGCCTGGGCGAACTGCCCGACTCGTCGCTGGTGGCGCGCCGACTCGGCGCGGTCCATGCCAGCCTGTACGCCGCGCCCGCCTACCTGGCGGCCCGCGGCACCCCCGCCTGCCCCGCCGACCTGGCGCGCCACGACTGCATCGGCCTGCGCGCCGGCGGCGGCCAGCCCGCGCCCTGGCCGCTGCAGCGCGGCCGCGAGCAGTTGCTGGTTCCAGTGGAGCACCGCTATGGCGCCAACGACGCCTGCATGGCCCGGCAGCTTGCCGTGCTGGGCGCCGGCATCGCGGCGCTGGGCGGAGACGAAAGCGGCCGGCTGCGCTCCGGCGAGCTGGCGCGCGTGCTGCCGGCCTGGAGCCTCGGACCGATCGAGGTCCATGCCGTGACCGAGACCCGCCTGTTGCCCGCCCGGACCCGCCGGCTGATCGATTTTCTGGCCGATTACCTGGATGGCGCCGCGCGTTGCCACACACCGCGCCTGGAGGTGCGCCGCGCGGCCTAG
- a CDS encoding ornithine cyclodeaminase family protein yields MQSIDITYLNGPDVRALELTDAEILAAVQSALDAQGRGKTVIEPRMHLVPESSAKGHFNVLRGYIEPLHVAGVKVVSDFVDNYKVGLPSEMALLNLFDPVNGKPLAVVDATAITDMRTGAVTALGAKYLARKNSKVLGHIGSRGTSYWNVRLLDSLYDFDEIRVHSRRPESQQAFGERLSRDLGKPVKVVNNWESCVRGADIVVEASRLPEPTPLLKTEWIKPGALVMPYGTMSAVELSLTDIMSKVVVDDWGQCRKGLPYGALRAHVDSDRITEENLHAELGQIVAGLKPGRERDDETILFWHRGLSTTDIALGHAMLEKARKMGLGQTLKFA; encoded by the coding sequence ATGCAATCCATAGACATCACCTACCTGAACGGCCCCGACGTGCGTGCGCTGGAGCTGACCGACGCGGAAATCCTGGCCGCCGTGCAAAGCGCGCTGGACGCCCAGGGGCGAGGCAAGACCGTCATCGAACCGCGCATGCACCTGGTGCCGGAGTCTTCCGCCAAGGGGCACTTCAATGTGCTGCGCGGCTATATTGAGCCGCTGCACGTGGCAGGCGTGAAAGTGGTCAGCGACTTCGTCGACAACTACAAGGTCGGCCTGCCTTCGGAAATGGCCCTGCTCAACCTGTTCGATCCGGTCAATGGCAAGCCGCTGGCCGTGGTCGACGCGACCGCCATCACCGACATGCGCACCGGCGCGGTCACGGCGCTGGGCGCCAAATATCTGGCGCGCAAGAACAGCAAAGTGCTGGGCCATATCGGTTCGCGCGGCACCTCTTACTGGAACGTGCGCCTGCTCGACAGCCTCTACGACTTCGACGAGATCCGCGTGCATTCGCGCCGTCCGGAAAGCCAGCAGGCCTTCGGCGAGCGCCTGTCGCGCGACCTGGGCAAGCCGGTAAAGGTCGTCAATAATTGGGAATCCTGCGTGCGTGGCGCCGACATCGTGGTCGAAGCCTCGCGCCTGCCCGAACCCACGCCTTTGCTCAAGACCGAGTGGATCAAGCCCGGCGCCCTGGTCATGCCCTATGGCACCATGAGCGCGGTGGAGCTGAGCCTGACCGACATCATGAGCAAGGTGGTGGTCGATGACTGGGGCCAATGCCGCAAGGGCCTGCCCTACGGCGCGCTGCGCGCCCACGTCGACAGTGACCGCATCACCGAGGAAAACCTGCACGCCGAACTGGGCCAGATCGTGGCGGGCCTGAAGCCGGGCCGCGAGCGCGATGACGAGACCATCCTGTTCTGGCACCGTGGCCTGTCCACTACCGACATCGCGCTGGGCCATGCCATGCTGGAGAAGGCCCGCAAGATGGGCCTGGGCCAGACCTTGAAATTTGCCTAG
- a CDS encoding DUF3348 domain-containing protein, whose translation MLQAPQRTGLSGPTLIRLLTRLTDADVPQSRQSLSDHLSLWLGWTDAIALSAALNTSPPVIAPGARMFSSAEERDCARVRTTLADAIASDTAATAAKRPGPGQARAPAKQLAALAEAEADYANFRQRYLSLQHTMETAVGNLRSRLRGMVAAKNGEMTRLAVVDAIMDRALLPKERALFGVIPKLLQGHFNRLREAEAAALAEAAALAEAEAQAAVDVEAQGDAAAETGAAPAVAQAPITPGAWLDTFRKDMRSVLLAELDVRLQPVEGLLATLRAS comes from the coding sequence ATGTTGCAGGCCCCACAGCGCACAGGTTTAAGCGGCCCGACGCTCATTCGCTTGCTGACTCGCCTGACGGATGCCGACGTCCCGCAATCCAGGCAATCGCTTTCAGACCATCTGAGCCTATGGCTCGGCTGGACGGACGCGATCGCGCTCTCCGCGGCGCTGAATACCAGCCCGCCGGTGATCGCCCCCGGCGCGCGCATGTTCAGCAGCGCCGAGGAGCGCGACTGCGCCCGCGTGCGGACCACGTTGGCCGACGCCATCGCCAGCGACACCGCGGCCACGGCCGCCAAGCGGCCCGGACCGGGACAAGCCCGCGCCCCCGCCAAGCAGTTGGCGGCGCTGGCCGAGGCCGAAGCCGACTACGCGAATTTTCGCCAGCGCTATCTGTCGTTGCAGCACACGATGGAAACCGCCGTGGGCAATCTGCGCAGCCGCCTGCGCGGCATGGTCGCGGCCAAGAATGGCGAAATGACACGCCTGGCGGTGGTCGACGCCATCATGGACCGCGCCCTGCTGCCCAAGGAACGCGCGCTATTCGGCGTGATTCCGAAGTTGCTGCAAGGCCATTTCAACCGCTTGCGCGAGGCCGAGGCCGCTGCGTTGGCCGAGGCTGCCGCATTGGCGGAAGCTGAGGCCCAAGCCGCGGTCGACGTCGAGGCGCAAGGCGATGCCGCAGCCGAGACAGGCGCGGCGCCCGCAGTGGCGCAGGCACCGATAACGCCAGGCGCCTGGCTGGACACGTTCCGCAAAGACATGCGCAGCGTGCTGCTGGCCGAATTGGATGTTCGTTTACAACCGGTCGAAGGGCTGCTTGCCACCCTTCGCGCCAGCTAA
- a CDS encoding phosphate/phosphite/phosphonate ABC transporter substrate-binding protein: MDLITSTRMYDVAPAARAAWHALLQAAHARAGLDVHFVEHGWPTPIGELWERPGLCGVFICGWPYVTALQAGRAFGAVAAVVPDWPAYEGLPRYRSEFLVRADCGWSSLADAAGSRYGWMVRDSQSGWNAPRAALAGLAAAGGALFAASKGPYGNPRGLLRALADGEIDLTAVDGWYLDLLRAHDPAALAGLRTLAYTPWTPNPLLVAGPDVDPASAQALSDVLLTMHEDPAHAPLLRAAHVARFARPDPASYTVLSDMAQAATAAGYPEIR, translated from the coding sequence ATGGATCTCATCACTTCGACGCGCATGTACGACGTGGCGCCCGCGGCGCGGGCTGCCTGGCATGCGCTGCTGCAGGCCGCGCACGCCCGCGCCGGCCTGGACGTGCACTTCGTCGAGCACGGCTGGCCGACGCCCATCGGCGAACTGTGGGAGCGGCCGGGGCTGTGCGGCGTCTTCATATGCGGCTGGCCTTATGTCACGGCGCTGCAGGCGGGGCGGGCCTTTGGCGCCGTCGCCGCAGTGGTGCCGGACTGGCCGGCCTACGAAGGCCTGCCGCGCTACCGCAGCGAATTCCTGGTGCGCGCCGACTGCGGCTGGTCGTCGCTGGCTGACGCGGCCGGCAGCCGTTATGGCTGGATGGTGCGTGACTCGCAATCGGGCTGGAACGCGCCGCGCGCGGCGCTGGCGGGGCTGGCCGCGGCCGGCGGCGCCCTGTTCGCGGCGTCCAAGGGCCCCTATGGCAACCCGCGGGGCCTGCTGCGCGCCCTGGCCGACGGCGAAATCGACCTGACCGCGGTCGACGGCTGGTACCTGGATCTGCTGCGCGCGCACGATCCGGCCGCGCTGGCCGGATTGCGCACGCTGGCGTATACGCCCTGGACGCCGAATCCCTTGCTGGTGGCCGGACCCGACGTGGATCCGGCCAGCGCGCAAGCCCTGTCGGACGTCCTGCTGACCATGCACGAGGATCCAGCCCACGCGCCGCTGCTGCGCGCCGCCCATGTGGCGCGCTTCGCGCGCCCTGACCCCGCGTCGTACACGGTCCTGAGCGACATGGCGCAAGCCGCAACGGCGGCCGGCTATCCCGAGATACGCTAA
- a CDS encoding Bug family tripartite tricarboxylate transporter substrate binding protein translates to MNKYLALCLSGTLLAATLSAPAAAAEGKYPDRPVTIVVPFGAGGIADALPRIVGQELNGKWGVPVIIENKVGASGNIGMDFVARANPDGYTLALAPAGNLTVNPLLYTKLPFNTARDFAPVTMLATSPNVLVVNDKVPVKTFTELVAYARQHPDKLNYSSPGPGSGAHLAGELLNQSAGIVTRHIPYNAMAAAVNDVVAGNVDMMFAGVSTVLPFIQSGKLRALAVAGPQRLPQLKDVPTVAESGYPGFDVTSWYGIVAPAKVPPAILDQLQADIAAVLQKESVRQKFAGLGVEPAGSNRADFTQTIQQETDKWAAIVKQAGIQPIQ, encoded by the coding sequence ATGAACAAGTATCTCGCGCTGTGCCTGAGCGGCACGCTTCTGGCCGCCACGCTGTCCGCGCCCGCGGCTGCCGCCGAAGGCAAGTATCCCGATCGGCCCGTCACCATCGTCGTGCCGTTCGGCGCGGGCGGCATCGCCGACGCGTTGCCCCGCATCGTGGGCCAGGAGCTCAACGGCAAATGGGGCGTGCCGGTCATCATCGAAAACAAGGTCGGCGCCTCCGGCAATATCGGCATGGACTTCGTCGCCCGTGCCAATCCGGACGGCTACACGCTGGCCCTGGCGCCGGCTGGCAACCTGACCGTCAACCCGCTGCTCTATACCAAGCTGCCCTTCAACACGGCCCGCGACTTCGCGCCGGTGACCATGCTGGCCACTTCGCCCAATGTGCTGGTGGTCAACGACAAGGTGCCGGTCAAGACCTTCACCGAACTGGTGGCCTATGCGCGCCAGCATCCGGACAAGCTCAACTATTCCTCGCCCGGTCCTGGCAGCGGCGCCCACCTGGCGGGCGAACTGCTCAACCAGTCGGCCGGCATCGTCACGCGCCACATTCCGTACAACGCCATGGCTGCCGCCGTCAACGATGTGGTGGCGGGCAATGTGGACATGATGTTCGCCGGTGTCTCGACCGTGCTGCCGTTTATCCAGTCCGGCAAGCTGCGCGCGCTGGCGGTCGCCGGTCCGCAACGCCTGCCGCAATTGAAGGACGTGCCCACGGTGGCCGAAAGCGGCTATCCGGGCTTCGACGTGACCTCCTGGTACGGCATCGTCGCGCCGGCCAAGGTGCCGCCCGCGATCCTTGACCAGTTGCAGGCCGACATTGCCGCCGTGCTGCAGAAGGAGTCCGTGCGCCAGAAGTTCGCCGGCCTGGGCGTGGAGCCCGCCGGCTCGAACCGCGCGGATTTCACCCAAACGATCCAGCAGGAAACCGATAAATGGGCGGCCATCGTCAAGCAGGCCGGCATTCAACCGATCCAATAA
- a CDS encoding ATP-binding protein, which translates to MKTLRKQLTLTLLLTMTLSWIAVFAFQQYETTRSQTGARDRWLHDAASQMLASLPVSLLGNAAPSERFTPPASSRVDGDKIRFHLWSLADRRLLLRSPESPEHPLSGGFQDGYADVSADGMDWRVYAVSDAQGRVQVQVARPQSELRAQSLYSLKRGLVIVSVLFVLLAVVSWRVVGRAFRKVDRAGAAIARRGPFDLAPLPMAGMPGELRPFIRSINQLLLRVKGGMDRERRFLEDAAHELRTPLAALSAHAELVARSAGSADAPAAIEKLRLVAQRTSRLSEQLLDQARMDALSASADEPEQVQLDALVAMLVRDWETDATRKQLRIQLDVQACVVRGRLDALGVLVRNLLDNAVRYTQSGGQIAVTCGPAADGGACLRVADDGPGIAPEERARVFDRFYRAPGSVAGGSGIGLSLVAQIAQQHGAAVDLGDGLRGAGVALTVTFPPAGRAPGLGTPLQSRARW; encoded by the coding sequence ATGAAGACGCTGCGCAAGCAACTGACGCTGACGCTGCTGTTGACGATGACCCTGTCCTGGATCGCGGTGTTCGCCTTCCAGCAGTACGAAACCACGCGCTCGCAGACCGGCGCGCGCGATCGGTGGCTGCATGACGCGGCCAGCCAGATGCTGGCGTCGCTGCCGGTCAGCCTGTTGGGCAACGCGGCGCCGTCCGAGCGTTTCACCCCGCCCGCGTCCAGCCGTGTCGACGGCGACAAGATCCGTTTCCACTTGTGGTCGCTGGCCGACCGCCGGCTGCTGCTGCGCTCGCCCGAGTCCCCCGAACACCCCCTGAGCGGCGGCTTCCAGGATGGTTATGCCGACGTGTCCGCCGACGGCATGGATTGGCGCGTGTACGCGGTCTCCGACGCGCAGGGGCGGGTGCAGGTGCAGGTGGCGCGGCCGCAGAGCGAATTGCGCGCCCAGTCGCTGTATAGCCTGAAGCGCGGGCTGGTCATCGTGTCCGTCCTGTTCGTGCTGCTGGCCGTGGTGAGCTGGCGGGTGGTCGGCCGCGCGTTTCGCAAGGTGGACCGCGCCGGCGCGGCCATCGCGCGGCGCGGGCCGTTCGACCTGGCCCCGCTGCCCATGGCCGGCATGCCAGGCGAACTGCGTCCCTTCATCCGCTCGATCAACCAGCTGCTGTTGCGGGTCAAGGGCGGCATGGACCGCGAGCGCCGCTTTCTTGAGGATGCCGCGCACGAGCTGCGCACCCCGTTGGCCGCGCTGAGCGCGCACGCGGAACTGGTGGCCCGCAGCGCCGGCTCCGCCGATGCGCCGGCCGCCATCGAGAAATTGCGCTTGGTCGCGCAGCGCACCTCGCGCTTGTCGGAACAATTGCTGGACCAGGCTCGCATGGACGCGCTAAGCGCCAGCGCCGACGAGCCCGAGCAGGTCCAACTGGATGCGCTGGTCGCCATGCTGGTGCGCGACTGGGAAACGGACGCGACCCGCAAGCAGCTGCGCATCCAGCTGGACGTGCAGGCCTGCGTGGTGCGCGGGCGGCTGGACGCCCTGGGCGTGCTGGTCCGCAACCTGCTGGACAATGCCGTGCGCTATACGCAGAGCGGCGGCCAGATCGCGGTGACTTGCGGACCTGCGGCAGACGGCGGGGCCTGCCTGCGCGTGGCCGACGATGGCCCGGGCATTGCGCCGGAGGAACGCGCGCGCGTGTTCGACCGCTTCTATCGCGCCCCGGGCAGCGTGGCGGGTGGCAGCGGCATCGGCCTGTCCCTGGTGGCGCAGATTGCGCAGCAGCATGGCGCCGCAGTCGACCTGGGCGACGGCCTGCGCGGCGCGGGCGTGGCGCTGACGGTGACTTTCCCGCCTGCGGGCCGCGCGCCTGGCTTGGGGACGCCGCTGCAAAGCCGCGCCAGGTGGTAG
- a CDS encoding HAL/PAL/TAL family ammonia-lyase, producing MLALALSAALQAAPAWSATPAMPAAAGDTRAAARQAPLTLDGRSLTAADVVAVARGGRPVAATEAAWQRVARSHDLLLEYGRLGQPVYGLNRGVGQNKDQTIFSGDTLSDEARALSAAFNHRMLLSHTVAYGEPAAADTVRAAMLIRLNTALAGGTGMSPPLVRQYADFLNQGLTPVVLGQGSVGQADITILPQIGLAMMGEGMVEIGGKLLPAAEAMRQAGLAPVQPYAKDSLSLLSSNAYGAALAILAAHDASRVLDRADEVAALSLEGLNGNIAPLLPATQGQRPYPAQQQVARRILSLLEGSALWQTDEQRPLQDPLSFRTVSQVHGAAREALRQLDAQLLVQINSSDDNPTVALDVSPPAGATPQETRYYVTQGKLRGAVLPSAGFDPTAWVVPLQSVGVALSQVAQSSAQRVLRMGDPAFTKLPRFLSPNDTTLAYTTIQKPVSLLATEIRTLSQPVSSDALAVAGNIEDVATNGPLAAQRVGQQTGRLRTLLGIELIHAAQAVDLRTRADPRRPLGKGTGAVLAAFRVEVPFLSQDRRLADDIARADRFLDQARDAAL from the coding sequence TTGCTGGCCCTTGCCTTGTCGGCAGCGTTGCAAGCCGCCCCGGCCTGGTCCGCCACGCCCGCCATGCCGGCCGCCGCCGGCGACACGCGCGCCGCCGCCCGGCAAGCGCCCTTGACGCTGGACGGCCGCTCGCTCACTGCCGCTGACGTGGTCGCCGTCGCGCGCGGCGGCCGGCCCGTGGCGGCCACCGAGGCCGCGTGGCAGCGCGTCGCCCGGTCGCACGATCTGCTGCTGGAATACGGCCGCCTGGGACAGCCCGTGTACGGCCTGAATCGCGGCGTGGGCCAGAACAAGGACCAGACCATCTTCTCGGGCGACACACTGTCGGACGAGGCCCGGGCATTGTCCGCGGCCTTCAACCACCGCATGCTGCTGTCGCACACCGTGGCCTACGGCGAGCCGGCGGCAGCGGACACGGTGCGAGCCGCCATGCTGATAAGGCTGAACACGGCGCTGGCCGGCGGTACCGGCATGAGCCCGCCCCTGGTTCGCCAATACGCCGATTTTCTCAACCAGGGTTTGACGCCGGTAGTGCTGGGCCAAGGCTCCGTGGGCCAGGCCGACATCACCATCCTGCCCCAGATCGGCCTGGCCATGATGGGCGAAGGCATGGTCGAGATCGGCGGCAAGCTCCTGCCGGCGGCCGAGGCCATGCGCCAGGCGGGCCTGGCGCCAGTACAGCCTTATGCCAAGGACTCTCTGTCCCTGCTGAGCTCCAACGCCTATGGCGCGGCCCTGGCCATCCTCGCGGCGCACGACGCCAGCCGGGTGCTGGACCGCGCCGATGAGGTGGCGGCCCTGTCGCTCGAAGGCCTGAACGGCAACATCGCGCCCTTGCTGCCCGCCACCCAGGGCCAGCGTCCCTATCCGGCCCAGCAGCAGGTGGCCCGTCGCATCCTGTCGCTGCTCGAAGGCAGCGCGCTCTGGCAAACGGACGAGCAGCGGCCCCTGCAGGATCCCCTGAGCTTCCGTACCGTGAGCCAGGTGCATGGCGCCGCACGCGAAGCGCTGCGCCAACTGGACGCGCAGTTGCTGGTGCAGATCAACAGCTCGGATGACAACCCGACCGTGGCGCTGGATGTGTCGCCGCCGGCCGGCGCCACGCCGCAGGAAACCCGCTATTACGTGACTCAAGGCAAGCTGCGCGGCGCCGTGTTGCCCAGCGCCGGATTCGACCCCACCGCCTGGGTGGTGCCGCTGCAGTCGGTAGGCGTGGCGCTTTCGCAGGTGGCCCAGTCGTCGGCGCAGCGCGTACTGCGCATGGGCGACCCCGCCTTCACCAAGCTGCCGCGCTTTCTGTCGCCCAATGACACGACCCTGGCCTACACCACGATCCAGAAGCCCGTGTCGCTATTGGCCACCGAGATCCGGACGCTGTCGCAGCCCGTCTCGTCCGACGCGCTGGCGGTCGCGGGCAATATCGAAGACGTGGCCACCAATGGCCCGCTCGCCGCGCAACGCGTGGGGCAGCAGACCGGACGGCTGCGCACCCTGCTGGGCATAGAGCTGATCCATGCGGCGCAGGCCGTGGACCTGCGCACGCGCGCCGACCCCCGGCGTCCGCTGGGCAAGGGAACCGGCGCGGTGCTGGCGGCCTTTCGGGTGGAAGTGCCGTTTCTTTCGCAAGACAGAAGACTTGCCGACGACATTGCGCGCGCCGACCGGTTTCTGGACCAGGCGCGCGACGCCGCGCTGTAG
- a CDS encoding glutaminyl-peptide cyclotransferase, with amino-acid sequence MKRTKAQIIREYGPFPGVQAVHGVTYDGQQVWFATGEKLIALDPDSGNTQASIDLVANAGTAFDGKHLYQISDGTIVKLEPESGRVLTRIPAPGGGGASGMAWAEGSLWVAEYRQRKIYQVDPETGRVLRTIESNRYVTGVTWVDGQLWHGTWEDGASDLRQLDARTGEVLQSVEMPAGIGVSGLESDGAGCFFCGGGESGKLRAVRRPPAESDDAALTNG; translated from the coding sequence ATGAAACGAACGAAAGCCCAGATCATCCGCGAGTACGGTCCCTTTCCCGGCGTGCAGGCAGTGCACGGCGTGACTTACGACGGCCAGCAGGTGTGGTTCGCCACCGGCGAAAAACTGATCGCCCTGGACCCCGACAGCGGCAACACGCAAGCCTCCATCGACCTGGTCGCCAACGCGGGCACGGCCTTTGATGGCAAGCATCTCTATCAGATCTCCGATGGCACCATCGTCAAGCTGGAGCCAGAGAGCGGCCGGGTGCTGACCCGCATCCCGGCGCCGGGCGGCGGCGGCGCCTCGGGCATGGCCTGGGCCGAGGGCAGCCTGTGGGTGGCCGAGTACCGCCAGCGCAAGATCTACCAGGTGGATCCTGAAACGGGCCGGGTGCTGCGCACCATCGAATCCAACCGCTACGTCACCGGCGTGACCTGGGTCGACGGGCAGCTCTGGCATGGCACCTGGGAGGATGGCGCCAGTGATCTGCGGCAGCTGGATGCGCGGACTGGCGAAGTGCTGCAAAGCGTGGAAATGCCGGCCGGTATCGGCGTATCCGGATTGGAGTCGGATGGCGCCGGCTGCTTTTTCTGCGGCGGCGGCGAAAGCGGCAAGCTGAGAGCGGTGCGCCGTCCGCCAGCCGAGTCCGACGACGCCGCGCTCACCAACGGATGA
- a CDS encoding response regulator transcription factor, producing MRVLLVEDDAMLGDAVHTSLAQSGADVQWVRDVAQARLALVEHGFHAVLLDLGLPDGSGLAVLKHLRARYDATPVLILTARDRLSERIQGLDAGADDYIVKPFQLDELLARLRAVVRRSSNAVVSALRCRDVVLEPAKRAVTRDGVEVSLSAHEYRTLLALMERIGHTVSREQLEAAVYGDSGAIESNTVAVYIHQLRRKLGDKLILTVHGLGYRIEAAE from the coding sequence TTGCGTGTCCTGCTAGTTGAAGACGACGCCATGTTGGGCGACGCCGTGCACACCAGCCTGGCGCAGTCTGGCGCCGACGTGCAATGGGTGCGCGATGTCGCGCAGGCGCGGCTGGCCCTGGTGGAGCACGGCTTTCATGCCGTGCTGCTGGACCTGGGCCTGCCCGACGGCAGCGGGCTGGCGGTCCTGAAGCACCTGCGCGCGCGCTACGACGCCACGCCGGTCCTGATCCTGACCGCGCGCGACCGGCTGAGCGAACGGATACAGGGCCTGGATGCCGGCGCCGACGACTACATCGTCAAGCCATTCCAGCTGGACGAGCTGCTGGCCCGGCTGCGCGCCGTGGTCCGGCGCAGCAGCAACGCCGTGGTGTCGGCGCTGCGCTGCCGCGACGTGGTGCTGGAGCCGGCCAAGAGGGCGGTGACGCGCGACGGCGTCGAGGTCAGCCTCAGCGCGCATGAGTACCGCACGCTGCTGGCGCTCATGGAACGCATCGGCCACACCGTCAGCCGCGAACAGCTGGAGGCTGCCGTCTATGGCGACAGCGGCGCCATCGAAAGCAATACGGTGGCGGTCTATATCCATCAGTTGCGCCGCAAGCTGGGCGACAAGCTGATCCTCACCGTCCATGGACTGGGCTATCGCATCGAGGCGGCCGAATGA